The genomic segment TCCTTAACGCAGTCAAAGAGAATGATCCCGCTACGACGAAGGAAGTGATGGACGAGGTCGGATGTTCTCGCAAGGGTGCGATTTACAGGCTGCGCAACCTCGAAGAAGAAGGGGCGATAGAGAGCAAGGAAGCCGGCTCGTCGCTGGTATGGATGGTGGTAGAATGAGCACCGAGGTAAAACGCCGTATAACTCTGACAC from the Candidatus Afararchaeum irisae genome contains:
- a CDS encoding winged helix-turn-helix domain-containing protein, which translates into the protein MTETHFQQDSETGLIERSYDDEGFLNAVKENDPATTKEVMDEVGCSRKGAIYRLRNLEEEGAIESKEAGSSLVWMVVE